The Stutzerimonas stutzeri DNA window CTTTGCGGATGCCACTCGGTCGGACTACAAGCGAAGCATGGCCCTACTGGTAGCTGCGCTAGGCGGTAGCCTTCACTGGCAAAGCGCGCTGAACATGACAAAGGATTCGAGGAAAGGTGGTCGCCCGGAGACTTGTAAGGCGATCAAAACCAAGCGACGCAGTTAACAGGCCGTGTGTAAACCTAGCCGTCTGACGTGAGGCTCGCCTAGTCGCACCGCACCACCCACAACTGATCCAGCCTGGTAGTGAAACTCTGGCTCATCATCTCCCGTCGCATGCCCCAGTCTGGCGCGGTGGTTACCCGGCCGGGCCGGAGGGTGTTGCGGCCCCACTTGGCGTTTATTGCATCGAGCACGCCCATAACGCGCTCCGACGCGGCGGGCTGGGTTTGGGCGAATAGATCGTCGGTGTACTCGCCGCGCTGGCAGAGGTCCATCAGCAGGACCTCTGCCTTGCTGAACGAAAAGCCATCGCGATAGATGTGTTCCAACCCAGCGATCGCCGCCCGGATGATGTAGCGGGTGTCGTTGGTGGGATACGGCAGCTCACACACGACGCCTTTCGCGAACTTGGGCTCGTCGGGATTAAACATGCCGGTACGGATGCTGATTCGGACGCGCTTGCACATGGACTGCTGTGCCCTCAGCTTCTCGCTGGCCCGAGCGGCATATGCCGCCACTGCGTCCTTGATTGGCTCAAGCTCGCGCAGGCGCTTGCCGAACATCCGCGAGCAGCAGATCTCCTGTTTGGGTGACGCGACCTCCTCCAGATCGAGGCACGGCGTCCCGCGCAGTTCGCGTGCGGTTTTCTCGATGACCACGCTGAATTTTTTGCGCAGGGTCCAGGCATCCGCGCTAGCTAGATCCCAAGCAGTACGTATGCCCAACCTGTTCAGGTGCTCGGTCATCCGGCGACCGACACCCCATACATCGCCGACGTCAGTCACGCGCAGCACCTTGTCGCGCCGCACCGGGTCGAGAAGGTCCACTACCCCACCCGTCTGCTTCTGCCAGCGCTTCGCTGAATGGTTCGCCAACTTGGCGAGCGTCTTGGTCCCCCCAATGCCCACCCCGACCGGGATACCTGTGCTGCGCAGTACCTCAGCGCGGATCCGCCTGCCGAGCACTTCGACGTCTGGCACACCGGTAAGGTCGGCAAACGACTCGTCGATTGAGTACACCTCAACCGCAGGCACCAGGCTCTCGATGACCGTCATGACGCGCTCGCTCATGTCGCCGTACAGCGCGTAATTGCTGGAAAACACCACAACGCCCCAACGCTCCAGGTCGCGCCGGATCTGAAAATACGGCACGCCCATTTTGATACCGAGCTGCTTTGCCTCGGCCGAGCGCGCGATCACGCAGCCGTCATTGTTCGAAAGCACGACGATAGGCGTACGGCGCAAGTCTGGTCGAAAGACACGCTCGCAGCTGGCGTAGAACGAGTTGCAATCAATGAGGGCGATGGCCCGCTCAGTACTTGCCATGGATTCGGATGCTGTATGACACCACGCCCCATACGTAGAGTTCTTCGCTTTCGAGGAGGTACCGCGGCGGGAACTTCGGATTAGCCGAGCGCAGAATGACCTGGCTGCCGGCTCGGTCGAAAATCTTGACCAGAGGCTCGTTATTCAGCGCTGCGATGATCACCTCCCCTTTTTCTGCCTCCCGTCCCCGGTCGATGATCAGAATGTCTCGGTCGAAAATGCCGACCTGGATCATGCTCTCCCCGTCTGCGCGCGCCAGGTAGGTATGCGGAGCTCGGATGTTCATCAGCTCGTCGAGCGAGATGCTCCCCTCCATGTGGTCCTGCGCTGGGCTCGGGAATCCGGCGGGCACGCAGAAACTGAAAAACGGCAGTGCAATTGTGGCGGGAGCAGCAGGTCCCAACATATGGACGGGCATGGCACAGACCTCATAACTGTATGCATATACAGTATTCTGAAGCTAGAGTCCGGTCAATTGAACCAGATGTGCGGGGGCACCCATGTGTGGACGTTTCGCTCAGTACCGAATCGCCTATGAGTACCTGGACAAGATCGCGATGCAGCTGCCCTTGCCATTGCCATTGCCATTGCCATTGCCATTGCCATTGCGTGGCAGCGTGAATCCTGAGCCAATCGGACGCTACAACGTGTGTCCGCAATCACTGGTTCAGCTCCTGCACCAGGACGATGATGGCCTGCGCATGGAGCCGGTCAAGTGGGGTTACGCTCCATTGTGGGCACAGGGGAAGAGACCACCAGCGATAAATGCCAGAGTGGAAACGGCCGCGACTAGCAGATTCTTTCGCGATATCTGGCAAACAGGCCGTGCAATAGTGCCCGCTGATGGTTGGTACGAGTGGAAGAAGGACGCGGAGAATCCGAAGATCAAACAGCCCTACTACATCACGCTCCGTAGCGGCGAGCCGATGTTTTTCGCTGCGCTCGGGCGGTTTCAGCGAGGCGGCTCGCTGGAACCGCGAGACGGCGACGGCTTTGTTGTCATTACGTCATCCAGCGCTGCCGGCATGCTCGATATTCACGATCGGCGTCCACTGGTTCTAACGCCGGAGTACGCGGCTCACTGGATGTCCTCGGATTTACCGCCGCGCGAGGCTGAAGAGCTCGCACTAAAGCATGGTTTGTGCGTGGAGGAGTTCGAGTGGCGTCCGGTGGGAAAGGACGTCGGGAACGTGCGAAATGAGGGGCCCGAACTTATCGATCGGCCAACATTAGATGATAGTAGTGATTAACCGGCTACTCATACGAGAGTCAGCTATTAGGACGCAGGGTCTATTGGAGCGCTGGGGCTATTCAATTGCTGCCAGCAGACAGATCACCCTTTCCAAACCTCAGCAGCCAGTGGTAACTCATTCAGCTTCTGCACGCATCAGGCGTTTTTATTTTGAAAACTAGAGAAATACAGTCACTTACAAAACAGCTGACTTACTGCCCCAAAGCGCATTATACAGCGACCAGGCTAGAGGGCATGAATTCCCAGTCCTATTCAGACAGCAAATCATCATAAAACATCGGATCTCCACGCTCATTCTTCCAAATCCAATTTTCCCTCAATTAGACAACTTCCAGCAGCCAATGCCGGTGATATAAATATCTCGTCAGCCTAACTAACGAGGTAAATATGAACACTTACAAACATCAGTCCTGGGTTGTGCCGGGCCTCTGGGGATGGTCTGAAGTAGCCCTGTATTTCTGGCTGACTTCAGCCTCCGCCGATTTTGAAAGCGGTCAACCGATCAAAAACGATCAGATCGCCCGCTTATTTCTGTGTTTTTAGCCGCCGCGAGCACCTCGCAGCAGCCATTTTCCACATTACAGGCGCACCTCTCCTGCATTCGTCAGTAAATGTCGTCGAGCCATCCACAGATTCGACAGCGCGAAGAGTGTCACCAGTTGCGCGGTGTTCTTTGCCAGGCCACGGAAGCGCGTCTTCACATAGCCAAATTGGCGCTTGATCACCCGGAACGGGTGTTCGACCTTGGCCCGCACCTGGGCTTTGGCCTTCTCGATCTTGCGCCTGGCTTTGTAAAGCGGGCTGCTCTTGCCCAGTTTCTTGTAAGTGCTGCGCCGTGCCGCCACCTGCCAGATCACCTCACGACCATCATGTTCGGCACGCTTCTCGACACCGGTATAACCGGCATCAGCGCAGACCACGTTTTCCTCGCCATGCAACAACTTGTCGACTTGGGTAACGTCCGCCACGTTGGCGGCAGTGCCTACTACGCTGTGCACCAAACCCGACTCGTCATCCACGCCGATGTGCGCCTTCATGCCGAAGTAGTACTGGTTACCCTTCTTGGTCTGGTGCATTTCCGGGTCGCGTTTGCCGTCTTTATTCTTGGTCGAACTCGGCGCATTGATCAGCGTGGCATCGACGATGGTGCCTTGGCGCAGCGACAAACCTCGGTCGCCCAGGTAGCCATTGATCACGGCCAGGATGCCGGCAGCCAGTTCGTGTTTCTCCAGCAGGCGACGGAAGTTCAGGATGGTGGTTTCGTCGGGGATACGCTCCAGGTTCAGCCCAGCGAACTGGCGCAGGATAGTGGTCTCGTACAGCGCCTCTTCCATCGCCGGATCGCTGTAGCCAAACCAGTTCTGCAGCAGATGCACCCGCAGCATCGCCATCAGCGGATAGGCCGGACGGCCGCCTTCACCCTTGGGGTAGTGCGGTTCGATCAGGGCTATCAGCCCCTTCCAGGGCACCACCCGATCCATCTCGATCAGGAACAGCTCTTTGCGGGTCTGCTTGCGCTTGCCGGCGTACTCGGCATCGGCGAAGGTCATCTGCTTCATCGGAAAACTCGGTGAGTGGAGTCCGGGGATCTTGCCAAAATCAGGAAGTCTTCTTCAGAGTTTCCCTGGTTCCGTCAGAACCTGTTGGAGTCAACTTTTGACATTAGCAAGGAAGCAGCCCGAAAGTATCGGTCCAACGGCCTCTGGCTGGAGGGGAAGCACTGGCGAACCGATCCGGCCAACCGAATCGTTTATAACCGTGTGGAGATCGAAAACTGGCTGGGCGGCCACTCTTGAAGCCGCTCCCGACTGACGCGAAGCTGCCGCCCGGAGTAGAGCTCAACGGGAAGCGGCTTCGCATATCGGGTATCCGGATTAAGTGGTTGATGGGCCTTCCAGCCCCATCCAACCCTTAGTCCTTCCAGAAGGTTGATAGATCGACACCGAAGTTCTTCTCAGGCTCGGGGAGTCCCATGTTGTAGGTCATGGTGGCTCTGCCCAGAAACGGGGATTCCTTGACTTGTGGCGCCTTCTTCTTGTGCTTGGTGGTATAGAGCATCCGGGCTCGCATTACCTCGAACGAATAGCCCCGGCCATCACGGTTTTTGTCCTTGGCTAGGCGGTTTATCGACTACGTGAAAGCGTTGGTGATCGGGATGTCGGTCTCAAAGTAGGTCAGCATCTCTTCACGCCAGCCACTGACGGCGCTGACGAGATCCTTCCAAACCTCCTTCTGCCCCTGGAGGGATGTTGTCAATCCAGGTGGCGAGAGCCTGTTCGGCACCACGCCGATTGGTACAGTCCCAGATATGGTAGAAGCGCTCCTTGTGCTCGTAAGCCGCCAAGAGCTGGGGGGAATGCTCCTGTCCAGGTCTCCATGATGAGCCGTTCGCGGTCTGAAACGTCGTGAGCGCGCTTCAGCAGGATTTTCCGGTCACCTTTGAGGGTCCGGCGCTGATTGGGCTTCAACTCCTTCCTTAGGCCTTTGCGGATCTTCTCTAAGGCCTCGTTGGCCATGCGCACGACGTGGAACTTATCGACCACGATACGGGCCTGTGGCAGCACCGTCTGGAAGGCGCGGCGGTAGGGCTTCCACATGTCCATGCTGACGATCTCGACCTGGTGGCGGTTGGCCATGCTCATGAGGCGTCTTGTCACCCTCTCTTGCTGACGACCGGGTAGCAGGTCCAGCAGGGTGAGCTCTTCCAGATTGGTTAGGATGCAGCAGAGCCCTTGGCAGCAGTCGTGCATCAGGAACGTACAGCTGGCTCATGAAGGCGTGCCGCCTTATCAAGGCCCAGGACGCGCCTATTCCGGAAGTCAAGCATGCGATAGCGAAGACGCTAGGCGATTCAGCGGCGGCGGCTGCCTGGTTGATGTCGTATTTCCGCCCAAATAAAGAGGGCGACACCGAGGAAGATCCATACGTCCGCTAGGTTGAACGATGGCCAGTGCCACTGGGCATAGTGAAAATCGAGAAAATCCTCTACGTAGCCTAACCGCAAGCGATCTGCGACATTGCCCAACGCGCCGCCGAGGATCGCACTGAGGGCGAGCCGATAACTCAGTACGCGTGGTGAACGCCAAAGCCAGTACACCAGTAATATCGAGATAACCAGGGCCAGTCCGATGAAAAGCGGCTGCTGCCAACCGCCGACATCCGCGAGAAAGCTGAAGGCCGCCCCCGTATTGTGGCGGTGGACCCAATTGAAGAAGGGTGCGGCAGGCACGCTTTCACCATGCGCTAGCATGGTGCTGGCAAGGTACTTGCTCGCCTGATCGACAAACAGTAACAGGAGCGAGAGCCACAGCCAGCGCATCGCCTTTCCCGGCTCGTGGGCTTTCTCTGCGAGCCGACTGCCATAAGTAGACATATCCCCTTCCTCCTGACCCAATCTAGAATTTGCTCGCTGCTAAATAACAAGCGTCATGTACCCAACCGATGATGCCGACGAATTCGACGGAGCAGGAGCAGGCCGAGTCCGAGTGCGGTCAGGCCAAGAACAGGCCAATCCCGCCAGCGCACATAAGGGGGCGCGCCAGTTCGCGGTGTCACTTCGGCGCTGAGGGTGGCCACTTCGAACTGCGGAGCACGCTTGAGCACTTTGCCCTCATGATTGATGGCTGCTGTGATACCGGTGTTCGTGGCTCGAAGAAGGTCACGTCCGGTTTCGATGGCACGCATGCGTGCCATCTGGAAATGCTGGAGGGGGCCGAGCGAGCTGCCGAACCAGGCATCGTTGCTGACATTCACCAGTAACTGCGCTTCGGGCAGAAGCTCAGTGACTTCGGCACCAAAGACCGCCTCGTAGCAGATGAGTGCCCCTACGGGCACCCCTGCTGCATTCAGGACGTGCGCTTCCCGTCCCGGTGTGAAGTCGGACATGGGCGCCCCGAGCACGTCGAGGGCCGACCCCAAAAGATCCCGAAACGGAACATATTCACCGAAGGGCACCAGGTGGCGTTTGTAGTAGAAGCCTGAGGGATCGGAGAGGCTTACCACGGCGTTGTAGGTACGGCCCTCCGCCTCGCGTACCGGGACGCCAATCATTAACGATGTGCCTGCCTGATCGGCTAACGCCTCAAGCTCAGCAAGATATGCTTTGGCCTGGTCATGCCACATCGGGATTGCCGCTTCTGGCCAGATCACGATATCGGCTCCGAGATGCTGCGCGGTAAGCGCCTGATAGCGCTCAAGTGTGATGTCCCGGTATCTCGGGTCCCATTTCTTGTCTTGCGCGATGTTTCCTTGCAAGAGGACGACATCGATCGGGTCAGCGGCTGGCTGCGTCCATTCACGATCCAGCAGTTGCAAGCCGGCGAGGGTAGCGACTAACACGGCACCGACTACCGCAGCACGGCGCAGGCTTGGCCCCTGGACAACCCAGGCAAGCCCGCCAGCGAGAAGTGCCACCAGTAAACTCACGCCAAGCACGCCAAAGACGGGAGCGATAGTGGCAAGTGTGGTGTCGGTCTGGCTGTAGCCAATGAAGAGCCAGGGAAAGCCGGTCAAGAACCAGGTTCGCATCCATTCACTCAGCACCCATGCCGCAGGTAGCCCTAGCCAGAGTGCCATTGCATCCATCTCAGGGCGCAGGCAGCGCACGAGGTACGCGACGCCCCATGGAAAGAGGGCGAGCAGCGAGACAAAGGCCGCCGTGACTAACACCGCCACCACGGGGCCATTGCCGTACTGGCTAATGCTGATAAAGACCCAGGAGACACCCACGCCGAAGTAGCCAAGGCCAAAGAGGTAGGCCGACCACAGCGCCTGACGCCTTGAAGACTGCGCGGTCAGGACAAAAAATGTTGCCAGAGCGATCACCGCAAGCCATGCCCAGCCCACAGGGGCAAAGGCAAGCGGCATGGCGCCTCCAGCAAGTAGAGCCATCCCCCCTGTCAGAAGCGGCTTATAGCGCACGCCCGTGTATAGGCTAGAGGGTAGCGCGCACTTATCACCCAATGCTCTCTCGCCTCCGAATCCAGGATCAACCCTGTGGCTCATGCTTTCTTGCTCCGCTTAATCAAGCTGCGTCAATTCATTCGGCCGGCTGGCCAGGGTGGCAAAGTGAATGTTTCTGGACTCGACTAGGTGCGCCGTAAGCTGGGAGCTGCTTCGTATTCGGCCAGCACGACAGTGGCTGTGTTGGGGAGCAGTACGTTAGCTTTGCGATACCACCCCTTCCAAGCCCGCTGATACCAGAACGAACAGGACGAAGCCGCCTATGAAAGCCAGCGGTGAGATGTGCGTATCGTCACCGCTCTCGTGAGCCTCGGAGATCATATCTTCGATGGCAGCGACCGTGAGAAGGCCTGCCGTGAACGTCAGTGCCGCTAGCTTAAATGCCTCCGGCTGGTTCCTGAGTACGAAGTAAGCAAAGACGGCTGCCGAGAGCACAGGAATCGCGAAGGAAGCAGAGAGCAGTATCCGCTTGCTACGAGGGATTCCTTTATCTTTCATGGTGGCGATCGTCGCAAAGCCCTCAGGAACATCGGCGAGAACCTGACCCGCCGCCAGGATTATCGCGACCGACGGTGAGACCGCCGACCCCGCCCCGATCAGGAGGCCATCGCTGAACAGGTCGATGGATACGGCGATATAGATCATCCAGACACTCGTCTGACCGCCTTCTCCCTGCTGGCCTTGTCGCTTCTGGAGACTCTCAACGAGCTTCTCGATACCTACGTAAGCAATGCCGCCCAGCGCGAAAGCGAGGGCGATTACCCAGGCTGAGAGGTTCTCTAGCACGCGCGGCATGATTTCAACCGCCACCACCGCAATGACGAGGCCGGCAGCGCCGTGAAGGGCGTAATTGAGACGGCGCCCGGTAGTTCGGGAGGCCTCCGCAGCGAGCCCACCACTAAAATTGCCTAAGGCGGGCAACAGCGCCAGGCCGAGTACCAGCCAGATACTATCCATCATCTTCCTTCCTTGGTTGATTCCTAGATACGCTACCTTGCTGGCTCCGAGCCTTCGCGCTATATGCTGTCGTTCAGGCCTAGCGCGCTTGTACAGCCACTTCGATCAAGTGTCCCAGGCATCGATAGCTGCGTACCGTGCAGCCTCACCCCTTGAGCGCCAGGATGCGCCGAGCGCCGTTGAGGACGATCAGGCCCACGATGGTACCGATAATCAGGTCAGGGTAGCTGGACCCCGTCCAGGCGACCAAGGCACCGGCGGCGATGACGCCCATGTTGATCACCACATCATTGGCCGAGAATATCCAGCTTGCCTTCATATGCGCGCCGCCTTCGCGGTGCTTGGATATCAACAGCAGGCAACCGGTATTGGCGATCAACGCGACGAAGGCGATCGCCATCATCATCAGCGATTCAGGCTCACTACCGAAAACAAAGCGTCGCACCACCTCGACGAGTACGCCGATAGCCAAAATCAGTTGCAGTACCCCTGCCAGATGCGCGGCACGTACCTGCATTTTCGCACTGCGCCCTACGGCATAGAGAGCCAGGCCATAGACGGCTGCATCGGCAAACATATCCAGGGAATCAGCGATCAGGCCGGTAGACTGGGCGATCAGGCCAGCAGTCATTTCCACCACGAACATGATCGCATTGATACCGAGCAACACGCGCAGAGTGCCTGACTCCTGCGTAGCAGAGACTGCCGAGCTCTCAGCGGCCTTGATCGTCTCTGGGTCGGCAATGACGGTTTCCTGAAGAGAGGCGCCTAGCCCCAAGGTCGCCAGTTTCGCGGTAATGGGCTCAGCCTCGCCGTCATGCACGACCTCCAATCGGCGGTTCGACAAGTCGAAGGACAGCGTTCGAATCTCATCAAAGCCGTTCAGCGCCAAGCGGATCATCCGTTCTTCTGAGGGACAATCCATCTTCGGCACAGCATACACGCTGACCCATTCCCCTGACGCTTCGGAGGAGACCGGCATATCGGTATCCGCTGCAGGCGTTGCATCGCAGCTACATGGGCCACCACAGGCTTTACTCACGATACGGCTCCAGTTAACCAACATAGATTGCTAGTATTAAAAACTATATAGCTACTATAAGGTCAATGGGAAAGATGATCCGTTGAGGAGTAAGCCTGATGCGCATTGGTCAGTTAGCCCAGATAGCGGGTATCGACACGCAGACGATCCGCTTCTATGAGCAGCAGGGCCTGTTGCCGCCGCCAGAACGGCAGGAGAATGGTTACCGTGTCTATACCGAGAAGCATGGCGAGTGGCTTGCCTTTATCCGCCGCTGCCGAATTCTGGACCTGTCACTGACAGAGATTCGCGAGCTACAGAGCTATCAGGACGACCCTCGCCAGCCTTGTACCGCCGTCAACGCCATGCTCGATGACCACATCTCTCATGTGCGGTCGCAGATAACTGCTCTGCAAGCGCTTGAGCAACAACTCGTTTCACTGAGGGCGAGTTGCAACGAGGGTCGGGAGATCAATGCCTGCGGCATCCTGACGGGGATCAGCGAGGAGAGCAAACAACAGCTGTATAGGGCTAGCTCAGGCCGTAAGGACTGAGCAGAGACATGCCGGACCTTGCAGTGACATTGTGAATGCATGGTGTGTTGATCGCGAAGCCTCACTGCGTATCTCGGCATGCGAACCTGGGCGTTGCTGCAAACTTGCAGGGGCCGTGAAGAAGAGTCGTCATCAACCAGGTAATCCGCTGAGCTGATGGTTGGTTCCGTCATCATGATATGAGCCAATCAACCAAAAAATCCGGATACCCCGCATATCATTCATGTACCGCGGCCAGCGCTGCCGGGAGCCGGTGCCTGGCATCGCCAAAATCAACAAGGCTAGCGTTGCCTACGCTGACACGGTACTGGATGCCTTCTTGGCGCGCTGCACCTCTAGCCAGCGGCCAAGACCCTCTTTGACGGTCCGATTGATGGGGCCGCCGATACCTGAAAAAGCGGCCGCCCGAGGCGATTCGGGAAAATGTGTGGCGTAGTCGAATCGCCCCTCTTTAATCTCTGCCAGGATCGTACTGCCGTGGAACGGTAAAACAGTGAGCACCTGGTTCACTTCGCATCTAAAGAAAGCCGGCGTCCGCCATCGTGGCGCGAACCAGTGCCGGCATACGTTCGCCAGTCAGGCGCTATCCAACTATGTTCCGGCGGAATGGGTCGCGCGGCAGCTTGGCCACACAGACACATCGATGGTCCGCAAGCACTACGGTCGCTGGATTCCCGCTGATACCAAAAGCATGGCCGGCATTGTTTCGCAGATGATGGGATTCAGAACGGACTAGACCGGAATTGAGCGGCTTAGAAATCCATGCTTTTGTCCTAAAACTGTCCTAAACGAGACGCCAGATACAAGAAAGCCCCGCTGCACGCTTCGTGCCGCGGGGCTTTCAGGTCTTTCAATAACGGCGATTTTCAAGGTAGTTATCGCGTGAGCGTGTCACGCTGCATTTGATGTTTGCTGCAGTACCGCTTCCCGTTCCGGATTCAGGCACACGATTGGTGCCAGCACCCAGTTCCTGATGTTGCCGCTCCAGCGCTCCGGGTGCCGTGCACGCGCCGCCTCGTACAGCTCGATACGCTTGCGCAGCAACTCTTCCGCCTGGCCGGTATGTCGCTGCGCCGGGGTCACGAACTTCAGGGCGCTGTGGCGATGTTCATGGTTGTACCAGGCCACGAAGCGGTTCACCCAGTTCCTGGCCTGCTCCAGCGTGTCGAAGGGCCGCTCCGGCCACAGCGGGCAGTACTTCGCCGTGCGGAACAGGGCCTCGGCATAGGCGTTGTCATTGCTCACCCGCGGGCGACTGAACGAGGGCATCACCCCCAGGTTCTGCATGGCCGCCAGCATGGTCGAACCCTTCATCGCGCTGCCGTTGTCCGAGTGCAGTACCAGCGGCTGGCCTGCCCGCTGTTCACGTAGGCAGGCCTGGCGTAGCAGCTGGGCGGCCTGCTCGGCGCTTTCACTTTCATGCACCTCGTTGGCCACCAGCTTGCGGCTGTAGACGTCCTTGATCATGTACCAGTAGAAGTAACGGCCCTTGACCGTGGTCGGCAGCCAGGTGATGTCCCAGCACCACAGCTGGTTCGGGCCGTCGGCCACATGGGTCGTCAGCGCTCGTTTCACCGGTGGGCGGCTACGGCCGCGCGGATGCTGCTGTTCGGCGTCCTTCAGCACCCGGTAGAAGGTCGACTCCGAGGCCAGCCAGGTGCCCTGATCGGCCAGCCGCGCCACGATCTGCTGCGGCGGCAGGCTGGCAAACTCGGGCTGGTTGGCGACCTCCAGCACGCGGCGGCGCTCTTGCGGACTCAGCTTGTTGGCCGGCTCAGCTCGTTGTGCCGAAGGACGCCGATCCTCCGGGCAGTGCTGCCAGCGCTGCAGGCTGCGCAGCGACAGACCCAGTTCGGCGCAGGCCTGCGCCCGCCGCGCTCCCGCCGCCACGGCGTCCTCGATCAACTGCAGCGTTTCACGGCGATCCGGGGCGCTGATCATTCGTCCTCGTCCTTCCCCCAGAGCGCCTCGGCTTTTTTTCGCAACACCAGCAGAGCCGCGGTTTCTGCCAGCGCCGCATCCTTGCGCCGCAGTTCACGCTCCAGCTGCTTGATGCGCTTCTTCGCGGCCTTTTCCTCTTCGCGTTCGCGCCGGGTCTTGCTCGGCTGAGCCAGGCTGTTGGCCTGCTCGCAGGCTTCGCGCCAGGCGTTGATCTGCTCGACATACAGGCCTTTGCGCCGGCAGTACTCCGCCAGCTCAGCCGCATTGAGGCTGGCGCTTTCCAGCACCACCCGAAACTTGTCCTGGCTCGACCACTGGTCGGCCTGCTGTCCGTCTCCCGGCACCACTGCTCCCGCTGCTCTGGCCTGTTTGCGCCAAGCATACAGGGTGGCATCAGTAATGCCTGTCGCTTCCACCAGCTCCGGCACCGTCCGGTTCAAGGGGGGCATCATCTGCCGTACCACCCACTCCCGGTGCTCTATCGAATAACGCGCCACACGACTCTCACTTCCGCCCACCGACCAAGACTCATCGAATCAACTCACTCGACAACTATCCTGACGCGGCGGGATAGTGGCGGAGAGATAGGGACTCTGACCCTGCCAGGTAGCTGATTGAGCGTCGAACTCTGACATCAGCAGGCCAAACATGATTGCCCTGGCCGGGGTGCTTTTCAAGGAGTTCGGGGCCGATGCTTCGTCCAGACATAGCCACAAGGATTCACCCTGCTGATGTTCCATGCCTCGGATGATCGGAGCGTCCGACAGCGCACTCCTAAGGCCTGACAATTCGTCGGACGCAGCACCTAGCGGGAAAAGCGATCCCGGCCAGGTAAGGAATACAACCGCCAGCCGCGGCATCAGCGATACGCCCTTTGCCCGGGAGGCAGGGTGTGATTCGTCCATCCTGGCCGGGGATGCTTGGCTTTGAACCCCCAACGCTGTATGCCGTTTTTGCCTGACCTATTGGCTTGTTGTTGCGCCAAGAGTCGGCTCAACGAGAAGTGTCCGAACAACTCAAATTACTAAGCGATGAAATTCGTCGGACGCTCGCGCGGGTTGTCCCCCGACGATCCTAGCCAGGCACGAAATTGCCCGTGCAACCAGGCGACTACGGATTGGACGCCACCTCTCTCTGATTCAACTGGCCGGGGCGCTTCCGGTATTCAAAAACCGCGACTTGGTCAGCGTCGACGCAAACCTGCTGAAGAGCAGGGTGCAACCTGCCCGCGATATCACAATGCGCGCGAATCGAGTTCACGCAAATTGGGCGTTTTCGCCAGTTAGCCGAAACGCAACGCAAGGCCGGATCATTAAGGTAGCTCCCGACCAATCAACATCAGGAGCCCCCTATGGCCGACATCACCAAGCGCCCTGGCGCACCCGCAACAATGTCACGTTTCGCCGACGAGGTTGAGCCCGCCAATGCCGCGGTAGTCGAAGCGCAGCGGCCGGTACGGTCTCGCGCCGCACACTCGTTCAAGTTCCTGGCCGCGAATCAGCTCCCAGTAAAACCCATCGCTTGGCTCGTGAAAGATTACCTCGAATCCGACACCCTGGCCGTCTTGTATGGACCGCCATCGGCCGGTAAGTCCTTTCTCGCCCTGGACATCTCTTGCTGCATTGCAGCCGGCCTGTCATTCCATGGTCATGATGTGAAGCCAGGTGCCGTTTTCTACATCGTCGGCGAAGGCCACGGCGGAGTGGCCCGCCGAATCCACGCCTGGGCAGC harbors:
- the umuC gene encoding translesion error-prone DNA polymerase V subunit UmuC — translated: MASTERAIALIDCNSFYASCERVFRPDLRRTPIVVLSNNDGCVIARSAEAKQLGIKMGVPYFQIRRDLERWGVVVFSSNYALYGDMSERVMTVIESLVPAVEVYSIDESFADLTGVPDVEVLGRRIRAEVLRSTGIPVGVGIGGTKTLAKLANHSAKRWQKQTGGVVDLLDPVRRDKVLRVTDVGDVWGVGRRMTEHLNRLGIRTAWDLASADAWTLRKKFSVVIEKTARELRGTPCLDLEEVASPKQEICCSRMFGKRLRELEPIKDAVAAYAARASEKLRAQQSMCKRVRISIRTGMFNPDEPKFAKGVVCELPYPTNDTRYIIRAAIAGLEHIYRDGFSFSKAEVLLMDLCQRGEYTDDLFAQTQPAASERVMGVLDAINAKWGRNTLRPGRVTTAPDWGMRREMMSQSFTTRLDQLWVVRCD
- a CDS encoding LexA family protein, with product MPVHMLGPAAPATIALPFFSFCVPAGFPSPAQDHMEGSISLDELMNIRAPHTYLARADGESMIQVGIFDRDILIIDRGREAEKGEVIIAALNNEPLVKIFDRAGSQVILRSANPKFPPRYLLESEELYVWGVVSYSIRIHGKY
- a CDS encoding SOS response-associated peptidase family protein; translated protein: MCGRFAQYRIAYEYLDKIAMQLPLPLPLPLPLPLPLRGSVNPEPIGRYNVCPQSLVQLLHQDDDGLRMEPVKWGYAPLWAQGKRPPAINARVETAATSRFFRDIWQTGRAIVPADGWYEWKKDAENPKIKQPYYITLRSGEPMFFAALGRFQRGGSLEPRDGDGFVVITSSSAAGMLDIHDRRPLVLTPEYAAHWMSSDLPPREAEELALKHGLCVEEFEWRPVGKDVGNVRNEGPELIDRPTLDDSSD
- a CDS encoding IS5-like element ISPst7 family transposase → MKQMTFADAEYAGKRKQTRKELFLIEMDRVVPWKGLIALIEPHYPKGEGGRPAYPLMAMLRVHLLQNWFGYSDPAMEEALYETTILRQFAGLNLERIPDETTILNFRRLLEKHELAAGILAVINGYLGDRGLSLRQGTIVDATLINAPSSTKNKDGKRDPEMHQTKKGNQYYFGMKAHIGVDDESGLVHSVVGTAANVADVTQVDKLLHGEENVVCADAGYTGVEKRAEHDGREVIWQVAARRSTYKKLGKSSPLYKARRKIEKAKAQVRAKVEHPFRVIKRQFGYVKTRFRGLAKNTAQLVTLFALSNLWMARRHLLTNAGEVRL
- a CDS encoding DNA-binding protein is translated as MRKSSSEFPWFRQNLLESTFDISKEAARKYRSNGLWLEGKHWRTDPANRIVYNRVEIENWLGGHS
- the lspA gene encoding signal peptidase II, with the protein product MSTYGSRLAEKAHEPGKAMRWLWLSLLLLFVDQASKYLASTMLAHGESVPAAPFFNWVHRHNTGAAFSFLADVGGWQQPLFIGLALVISILLVYWLWRSPRVLSYRLALSAILGGALGNVADRLRLGYVEDFLDFHYAQWHWPSFNLADVWIFLGVALFIWAEIRHQPGSRRR
- the lnt gene encoding apolipoprotein N-acyltransferase, whose product is MPLAFAPVGWAWLAVIALATFFVLTAQSSRRQALWSAYLFGLGYFGVGVSWVFISISQYGNGPVVAVLVTAAFVSLLALFPWGVAYLVRCLRPEMDAMALWLGLPAAWVLSEWMRTWFLTGFPWLFIGYSQTDTTLATIAPVFGVLGVSLLVALLAGGLAWVVQGPSLRRAAVVGAVLVATLAGLQLLDREWTQPAADPIDVVLLQGNIAQDKKWDPRYRDITLERYQALTAQHLGADIVIWPEAAIPMWHDQAKAYLAELEALADQAGTSLMIGVPVREAEGRTYNAVVSLSDPSGFYYKRHLVPFGEYVPFRDLLGSALDVLGAPMSDFTPGREAHVLNAAGVPVGALICYEAVFGAEVTELLPEAQLLVNVSNDAWFGSSLGPLQHFQMARMRAIETGRDLLRATNTGITAAINHEGKVLKRAPQFEVATLSAEVTPRTGAPPYVRWRDWPVLGLTALGLGLLLLRRIRRHHRLGT